CAAAATGTACAAATTATTGATGCCCTAGATTAACAATAACATGAACTAGATTGCCTTGAAAAAAACGAAACAATATCTCACCAAAACCGCGAAATAATCGGAATCACGTCTTCGTCTTCCTCCTCAGCCGCTTCCTCAGCTTCTTCAGCTTGTGCttattcatcttcttctttctcttcttcttcacgcTATCAGCTCGTATCACGATCGCGTCGTCGGATTCGGGTGGAATCAACGCGGGTGAAGGAACCGGGTGGTTGAGAAGAAACTCGAACGAGAAAGTCGGGTAGTAAACTTGGCCGAAGATTGGGTTTTTGAGATTGAAATGATCAAATGCGGGTTGATTTGGGATCGGATCGTTAGGTCTGGCGATTTGGGGAAGAGGAAAAGGGGGCGATGGGGAAGGGGGTTTGGCGAAATGGGTGAAGAATGCGGAAGCGGGACGGGATTGATTCCTGATTAGCTTCTGCAGAGATGAAGACGCCATTGTTAGAGGCGGAGAATTTGCAGGATTCAGTTCATGCTTTCactgaattagggtttttggaGGGGATTGAAAATGGGAAGAAAGAGATTAAGGGGAAGCCAGCAATCTTCCAACACGACTTTAGTAGTTTAAAAATGCGATTTATCGgaaaattctttaaaaaagaaatattaagtGGAGTAGTACTTTAAACCATAGTTTTCTGTTGATTTCTAATCAATCTACTCACTTTCAGACTTTgctaattaaactaaaacttTATTATAACAAGAACTTTGCTAACGGttcttaatattttaacacatgatttggcaaaaaaatcatcaagtTGAGCGAGAAAAATGGATAGCCAAAACGGtggctttatatatttatagatagatTGCAATTGTATCAAAAGAGTCGAATCGTGATAAACTTCCACGTTGCAAAGACTTGCGAACCACGAATCGATCCTACGTATCCAAACAAACGAATTCCTAAACCTAAACGATAATGATgcaaattgaaaagaaaaaaaaatcgtgaCATTGATTATAATGATGGAAACGACATGGTTTCACATCTACCTTTTGAAGAGCCGGTGGACAATAATGATAGAAATGACATCGTTTCACATCTATTTAGATAACATTTGAAGAATCGGTGTACATCCACGACTCGCAtgtcaccaaaaaaaaaattaaaatttgatctttCCAAACGATTAGTATCGCATGGCAGGACAATTTAACTTTGAGCAACCGAGCACAAAAATAACACTATCATACAGTGCTAGTATGTTACAAACAGTGCTTCCAAAGGAGAAGGTAAAAAAACCTATGTAAAAAATTACACCAGagtgataataaaaaaaccaaaaaataaatgtattcaCATCTGCTGATGCACAGCAAACTGTAAACAACAAAGTATATTTACAAACAAATCTTCTTCAAGGCAGCAAAAAATCTTCAATCAAGCAGTGTTCTTGCTCACATTTCATCGTATTTTCTTCGGCAACGAAAGAATTTGAACGAGGCTCTATCGCTTCATTTGTACAACGCGGACAACCAATATAAAGAATTAGGTGGCAGGGTTAGTACGTACGTTGCATCGGACGAGCTACCTCCCGGGGCTTCAGTAAAGCTTTATTCTCGTGTCTATTCGACTCCTGCAAATCGGGCATAGCTGAAGCTCTTGTCCACACTCGCAACATGTCTAGAAGCACAAGATATCTAAATCAGTGCCCTCGTCAATCACCATTGCATTcgaattaaaatatcaaagtgGATTTTACCTGATGGCCGCAGCCAAACGCCATGTCCTTTGGATTAGTGAGGCATATGGGACAAATCTGCAAAACAAGCTCGTAATTTAGTTATTGATAAATTGTCGGTAAATTTGCAATCGTCCCGTGATGTTTTTTTTCAGGTAAATGCAATGCTGAGTTGGCGTACACGTCTAAAATTCTGGTGATGTGGATGAATAGTGGCGCAATCATGTATTAATGTGATGACGTGAATGACTGAACGACATTGTTTTGAGcctaattactaaaatataaaaaagtaaataaaataactttgGTCAAATGGAACAATTGAGAATTTTtgaaacttcatgattttgaattttggaagGTGCAGGACAAACCGGAAATGAACTATTCCTCGTGATTTTACCGGGTATAAAAATGCGTGTAAATATTTACCTGGTGTTCGTAGTTAGAAGACGGAGCGGGAGGAGATGGAGCAGGAGGAGCAGTGTAGTCGTAGTACGAACTAGAGCTGTATTGATAGGCATCTGCTGGCGAGGGCGAGGGTGAGGGCTTTGAATTTCCGCCAAATGCTGCTGCGCCATAGACGGGAGGAGGAAGTGCAATTCTCTCCGGAACGTTCCCTTTCCTTCGACTGGAATGCCCAAAACACGGAAAGTAAGCGAAGTGTCGTAAATACACCAAAAGGGATCGTTGCAGGTACATACACGATGAACAAACAACGGAGGTGAGAAAATTACCCCAACAGATTGAGCTCCATCGTTGCTTTATACTGAGTAGGGATTTCCATCAACGCTGAAAGAGCAAACTCCGTTTCTTTTCGGGTTGGGTGCGTATTTTTAGCCATAATCTCGGTGAAGTTGACAAACTACGAGCACGGAGAGTGTCTCAGtggaaaaaaatggaaattactaACGAAATAAAGGTATATAATACGAGGCACGGGACTCACCTGGAAATTATCGAACTCCCTTGCAGGGATATTGTCGTCGAATTCCTTCATTGTATCCCAAGGGCCGTCTCCGACCCCGACCAAAATAATTGATAGAGGCAACTGGCTGCAGGTATGGTTGCAACATTACTTCAACATGTTTACTCCAAAGTCGAGAAACAGAATACAGCTCGTGTTTACGGATATTTACCTTGCTTCGACTATTGCTTGAACGGTTTTCTGCTCCTGTGGACTCAACTGACCGTGATCGGTATCAACACTTCTCGTGACCTAAGAAGATGATGAGATAAATGAGACGGGTGTAAAATAACATAAGGAACCGAACCCCAACATGTCGAAATATGTTAGCACGATATTAGGACCTCAAACACAACATCCCGAAAAATAACACAGATGCCTCATCTTGTGTGGCAGTTAGAACTCGAACAATCCATGCTCCTCGATTCTAACTTTTTTTCGaacttcacaatatttcaaaatacgcAGAACTATATTAACATAAACGATGTATGAAGGTAGCATACCTGCCCATCGGCAATAATCACTAAAACATGGTACTGGCCCCGGTTCTGCTCGACAACAGTCATAGCCATTTCGATTATCGGTGCAAATGATGTGGGCCCTGCAGGGAAAGTAAGCGtaaggcaaaaaaaaatatatatatacaattttaacaCCGAACTCCACAAGATAGACAAAACACGGAACCTGCAAGCTTCAGGTTCGGAACAAGTTCTCTGTAACGGCGCAGAACTTCCTCAAATCCATTGCAATTCCTTCCATCGGGATAAAAACTAAATACGTCTTGATCATGAGTTGATGCTGTCAAGTTCAATTAAAACATTCAAATTACAACATTAATGAAAAGTTTAAAAAGAcgaaaaaattagtagtatataatatagtacCATCTCCAAACCCGTAACAAGGGATCAAATTGTCGTCATCAAAAGCTGCCAAGGTTTTCCCTACAATGGTTATGGCTTGTTCGTAGGGATTCAGACCATCGCCAATGTTATGTAAGCTTAGGTTGTTATATGATATCTTGCCTAAAAACGGAACCAAGTTAAGAATATTTCTCCAGAAGTTACAGTAATGCGATTAATCTATGCGGATAAATAGACCTACCAGTCCATTCATTGCTCTTAGTAAAATCAATCCCGATAATCAAGTTTGAAGACTCAAGGCCAGCTCGTGCAAGAGCTTCGGTAACCTGCAGAAATTCGTTCCATTATTTTAATCTTCTTGACAAGACTCTCATATATCTTAAAAGTATAAAGAAACATCTCTGAGAAAATGACAACAGAGACAAGAAAGTTATACACACTCAACATAAGGTCGTACAGATAAGAATAACTTCACCACTCGATTCTACTTCAACGTAAATCTGGCTTTCAAATCATCGACAACTATTTGTATGCTTTGCCTAGCACTCAAATTATAGACATCATAACATTTAGATAAGCCATTTTAAAGAAAGAATTCCAAGCCCTTtctatttacaaaaaattatttttctctatcaccattttaaagatatatacttcctccgtccaacTCATAGTgacacatttccctttttcgaATGTTCCAATCAAAGtgacacatttctaaaaatgcaAACacctctctctactttattctctccccAGTTAACACACTAAtcaacactgcataaaatctcatgctgAAAAAGAACTGTTTCGCTTtgaatgagacggagggagtagggTAATCTCACATATACTCTCCTTATTCATTCTCAAAGGAAGATTTGTCAGAGAAATGGTACTTGAGAACTCGAATAGTTCCATCACTTTAGTCCAAACTTCTGGTATCGAAGGTGAAAATCACACGTGTATTTAATACAGACACGATGTTGAAGCTAATCCTTCCCTGTCTAGGGAAGGTACGCTTCTCGGATTTCACATCCAGCCAATTCAATTGAATGGAGTATTAACAGTATTCAAACATAAGACACGTGATATCAGATTTAACCGCCAATTCTGAGGTCTTCCGACACACACATACCTCCTCTAACGAACGATAGTTGTCAGCAATCCTCGAATACCTCTTATCAAGCCTCTTTTGTGGCGCATGCACTTGAGGAGCAGGCATACGGTACGGGGCCGGGGCAGGTGATGGAGGCGCATAATCTTGGGGCGAAGCGTAGAACTGCTCCACGGGCGGATACCCTGCTGATGGCGCTGGATACGGATACGCCACAGGTGGGACCTGATCATCATATCGTGAATTCGACGATCCAGTGTTCACGCCACCATCATGCTGCCACCCTGATGAAGTAGAACCCGTTCTTGACGGTTGGTTCGGCTTAGGATAATTTTGTGCATACTGCGAATACGTCGCCTGACCATAATCGTGCTGCCATCCAGATGAAGAGCTAGACCGAGTCGTTGAAGCTTGCCTCCAACTCCCCTCGGCTCTAGGGCTCGAGCTCTTGTTTCCCATCAAAAAATCAGCAAAAATCCCCCAAAAATTCCACAATTATCAAATGAAACCTGTCAATTCAAAATCCTAAAAGCTCAGACACAAAGCAtctcaaactaaaaataataactccATTTATTACAAGACAAAAGCAGAGAATCTAATAACCTCTTTACTACAAAAAATAGCATAAACCAAATCCTCCAATAATAACAGATGCCTCATTTATTCAACTGCAGGAAAACTCTTATAATCATACAaatttcacaattaaaatgtgaattcgaagaaaattcaaaacaagGCGACTTTTGAAAGATTCAAAAAGTCTCTTTCAAATTGCTCTTACCAATTCACACCTACCATTTTATCTGCAATTACTCCATAATTATCACACATATATACAGTGACTAACTCCAAAATATTTGTGTTCACACAGAAACTTGCAACTGAAGCGAAAATGTGAAATCCCAGTTAAAACCCATCATTTTTCTCAACATCAACAGGTGccaaaaacatcaaaattgaaacttttgaAGATTCAATCATCTTTTTCAAGATCCCACTTACCGGATTGAGAGAGATGAGATGCGAAAGGTGGAGTCTTTTTCAGCATTTCATCATAATCCGTTACAGAAAGGGGGGAATTTACCAGGAAACTACCAAAAAAGGGGCTTGGCTTTTGTTgagatttattattatctatttTCTGAAAAGAATATTAAATGAATTCTGGATTGGAATGGAGCTGGAAGCTTCTCTCTTTTGAAGATTAATCATTGAAAAAGGGAGCTTTTTTAGTGGGAATCTCTCATGTGATTAACATATTAAGTTGTTGCGGGCACTCAAAGTCTTATGTATCATGGAGtgtcaatatatttttgtttaatttcgAATTGAAAAGCAGATCTATGTATAAAGTCAAGGATCGAATTCATGGTTTTAgatgtttaaattttaatttcgaaTTGAAAAGCAGATCTATGTATAAAGTCAAGGATCGAATTCATAGTTTTAGATGTTTAAATTTGTTGCCGATTTGTAGGAGGTCACTTGCTAATAATGTGGGAAATCGAATTTCGTTATTGATTTGTAGATAActtaatataaacatatataaaagacgagttttgaccttattttaaatattgataagTTTTGGGTaagcttttgaatatttataagcTTTGGGTCTATATACCTAaatcatgttttttatttgtaacgGCCAATTATGCGTTAATTACAAACCGTTAgacataactaaaattaggcattttttaaattaaatttggatcAAATGATGTTACAATTTATGACTCAATGGCCAAATGATGAAGAAAACGTGTTATTCAAATTCAGAGACTTACGTCAAACTAGAGTTAAATGTGGAACGGTTAATCTATTAAAAACAatgattagtattttaatattattattcaatttttgaaattttgtagTAACTCATTTATTCATTATAACTTTTAATCCATGGctaataacaacaaaaataataagaaatgtcaaaattttgtAACCCACATTGtcttaatattataatttatgatgttttaattccatgatctatcattgattaattttgtgattataAAATGCATAGAGTTGTGGATGAATCACACACCACAAAAGCACTCTCCATTCTCTTTCAAGCTCTCAACATTGTATTGTACATTTTAGAAACATTGTATACTCAATTTTTAGAGCCCCATGCATCAAGTTCATCGGTGTCTAGCGATTTTGAGATGTTATGTACGTTAGGAGAATTTCATCATTGGGGATAATACGTCAATCCGAGATCACCAACTTTaatgtaatttgtcttgcagAAAGAAGGATTTTCTCAACTAGACTTGTAgttcaatttatattataatttttattgtaatttatatttatttattgctatttttttttcttttgattgcAATAGTTAGAGTAGCGCATGTATATATGGTTCGAGAATTTTATCACAATATTTCTTACAATTCTTAGAAAGGGAAGAATCGTAATATTATTGACTCgagacatgcataatatttattttcatctttaaacaatttattatttttgtatatttctaTCGTCATTGTTGCTATAATTACATTTAAGTGgtgtaaaaaaaacatttgatCACTTGTGATGAATTAATGTCCTAAACCAATTactttaatgttatttttgtgtagtttatcatttgaatatttttatggtcatataattttgatgttttgaatattatgagttgatttattattttgctaaaattgtgatttatgCTTTTTTTAGAGAGATATGAATGATTGTttcaaacatatttttcaaaagtgtcCTCTTGACACTCTCTTCTTCGTTGtcaaaataattgtgtttgtcttggtttcattataaatactatatttattgaatttttatttatagtgtatttttatattttaatcttcatagttatattattttttattttaattaataatttaaatagtatgatgaaaaaaattacgtcgtgcatcgcacgtgggttaaCACTAGTTCTTTAAAAATGGATCTTGCCTCTATTATTGTTGATAACCACTAGACAATATTTATATGTCTAATAAGTCAAACCAAtaataaatctaaaattttactTCATATGACATTGATAGAgttgacatgagttttaagaatgtaCTAAATAGTGGATAGAAAATGTTAATGGAAAgtgaatcctacttttatatagtattaatctATCGTCTATCATAATCTAAAGTGTCAGTGGGATGAAAAAACTTCACAATCATTATTAGTGGATCATGAATCTTCCCATCTCAATTTAGCAGTCTCTGACTCGAGCCATGCTAATCGATAATCTGTCTTGGAATGATTATCATGGAATAAATCTTGGCTCACTTAAATAGACTAACCTTATAGgacaaatatagaaaattgtTGGTACACTTGCCAAATCAAGGTCGATGGTCGACTTTCTTTGAATTAGGTATAAATCTATTCAATACGTGGTAGATTGTCCAAATTTCAATGCCTAAAAACAAACAACTGTATAAAAATACACatgtttttataatattgGAGTCAATAGAAGTGAATAGAAGTTGAACAATTAGCCAGTTCTTTTTTACAAACTTGAATGATTATGTTGcgaatttatcaaattttaagtagTTGCATTTTGCAAAACGAAAAACTTTGTGGCCCAAGTTTGGGACTATCCAAATTGCCCATTGATGAGTGGGCCTTGGGCCATAAAAGTTTAGGCTGGATTAGTATTAAGCCTGAACTGATACTTTAAAGTTTGGTTAACTGTATtgcaatttttgttttttttaatgataataACTTTGTGTTATACTCCTCCAAGTAGTAAGTTGAAGGTTTTACCATTTCAAACCAAATTGCCTCGGAGCTTGAATGAGACATTGAAACACTTATTTTGGCAGAATATTTCTAAGTCAAATTGAAACGCCGAGtgcatatttataattactaAAGATTGAGACATTTccatataaaaagattaatgTGACGAGATCTAATACTCCCTGCGTCCGTCATTATGAATCCTAGTCACTTTtacatattcattttataaaaatgataataaatagttaaagtagataaatgataaagtaataagaataataatattgagaaGAGTCTTCTTAACATTATTGAATATATAAACACTATGAGAACATTTTTCTCAATGTCATAAAATGTAAAGTTATTTGTGgcaaaaactaataaatttactcataacatttattttaatttcacaacaACACAAccccatataaaaataaacaagaaaagaGCATTAAATTTTAGCCCCAAAACAACAAATTCCTATTTTTGAGAGGCGAAAATGAGAATATCTGATACTTTAAGCTTCCacgaaaaaaacaaaattgatttttcaaggTTTACCGCTCAAATATCTTCGacctttttgaaatttttgttggAAATTGAATCCTTCAACCGAAAATTTCCGCTTGCAGCTATGGCGAGCGAAGCCGCCCACGAAAATCCCGACGAATGGGAGCTCATAAACGACGACGGCTTCGTCTACAAGCGCAAGAAGCGCCCCCGCCTCGAacacgccgccgccgcccctcCGCCGCCGGATCCGGCGGCGGAGCGGAAGCACCGACTCGAGCGGCGGAAAAGGGCCTTGCTGAAGTTGAAAGAGAGGTACCTGGAAGAGATTAGCCGGTGGGAACTTTTGTCGAACACGTTGACTGCAATGGAGCAGAATGCTGCGAAACAGTCGATGGAGCTCCCCACGACTTCCTCTGATGGGGCTTCTAGCTCCGGCGAGATTTCGGCGGCGGATTCACCTCGACGGAGAGTCGTCGGTGACCTTCTCGCTCAGGTAAGTCCACAATTGGTTTCTGGAAGGTTCTGATTTTGAAATTAGGTTAAATTTTGTGCGTTTGGAATTGCAGGTTGAAGCGCAGGAGGCTATAATTAGGGATTTAACGAATTTGTGTGATGTGGCGGAAGGGCTGTGCAGTGCACAGGAGGGGAAATTCAAGCAGAAGCTAATTGACCTACCGATTTGGGATCCGTCGCCGGACGAGCTCATGAAAGCATTGGGTGATGGATGAATTGAGCAATTCGCATCTGTTAGCGATAGGTAAGTggaataatttgattaatttctgATTGAAATCACGAAAAAGTAGAAATTAGGGGAAAATGTACAATGGCTGGAGATGTTCAACTTGTAATATTGTGTAAATTGAGTGGTAGGGCAGTGAGATTTGTTTTGAATCAGTTGAGTTGTAGAGTTGCTTCTTAGCTGTATAAACTAGGTTTTATGGTGCCGGGCTCGTTGATGTATTTGATGTTTGAGCAAGAAGGATGTGAAAATGATGGATGTGATTCCGGGTTCTTGGCATTTCTTGATGTCTCTGGATCCGAATACTGTGgcgtggtggtggtggtggattTACTGAGTTCTTGCTTCATAGCTGTATAAACTAGGATCCGTGGTGGCAGGCTTGTTGATGTAGTTGATCTTTGAGCAAGAAGGATGTGAAAATGATGGATGAGTTCTGGTTCTTGGCGTTTCTTGATGTCTTTGGATCTGGATATGGTGGCGtcgtggtggtggtggtagtCCCGCAGAGGATTAGAGTGTTCACACGAAGCTCGTTTGCCACTTTGTTGATGTAGTTGGTCTTTGAGCAAGAAGGATGTGAAAATGATGGATGACATTTCTGGTTCTTGCCATTTCTTGACATCTCTCGAGCCAGATAGGGTAgcgtggtggtggtggtccGGTGGAGGATTAGGGTGTTAATACGAAACTCGTGTGCCACCTTGTGATGTGGTTGATGGTCTCTGAGCAAGAAGAATATGATGGCATTTCTTGGACCGGATAAGGTGGCACGGTGGAGGATTAGGGTGTTCATATGAAGCTAGTACTATGTTGTTTCTAGATAATGGTGGCTAGATGTAGAATTTGTAAGATGAAACTAGCAAGCAATTATCCCCCCAATCTTGATGTGATTTCtttttgagaaatttgttGATCAAGTTGGGGTGTTGTGTGATGTGATCAGCTTATTTGTGTTGTGTGTTTCTAATTGTGAAGATATGGTCTTTATGACCAGCAACATGTCCAATTAATTTGGGTATCATTATGGATATCTATTCAATCTACTATTAAAACATTCAATTTGCGGACTCTCTCTTTCTAATTCTAGCATAAAGTTCTAATGTTTTTGGGCTGCacattcacatttcattttatccaAAATGCCCAAAACTCTTCTGGCATtgctaatactccctccgtctcactttaggagtttCGGTTTACCATTTCTGGGTgttccactttaggagtcccggttgaaatatttcataaatggtattaggccccacattccactagcatttttccactcacattttattataaaactaatataaaaaagtaggacctacattccactatttttttcatcaactttcctttacatttcttaaaacccgtgccgaactcaaccgggactcctaaagtgggacgaagggagtatatttttgagCCCTTTGGCAAAACAAAACGAACAACATTAGTGCGTCAAACGAAGTTAGTGCTCATATAAGGATGTCGAGCTCATGTAAGGTGTGTAGCatattactccatctgtcccgcttaagatgatatacctttctttttttggaaactctctccaattaatagacccaaccactttttttcactcatattaaaatattcatctttctttctctctatattttaatacttgcacctacattttctctttacactttaaccaataactcctaaaatcccgtatcggctaagaaatgtgtcatcttagccgggacggatggagtatttaacaCGTGATAATATATCGCTAAACATCAATTAAttgcaaatatattttccactacacacaataaatttcatttttgataaacctaatgcaaaaaaaaaataatgaatccGTTTAGGACAAAAGTGGAAAATTGAAAGAACAACGTAGGATGCGATCATCCGCATGTTTATCCTCGTACCTTTCTATTATCAGTATggaatatttatgaatattccATCATACATAATTCTCGTTTTTGAGTAAACATAGGAAGTTGAAAGATTTTCCTCTGCACATTTGTTTGACTATCTCCTTCCCTCTCTGAAAAGACTGCAACAATCCtcatgagagagaaagagactAATTTGAGGGGAAAAAATGCACAAAATTGAATCTTGggaga
The genomic region above belongs to Salvia hispanica cultivar TCC Black 2014 chromosome 3, UniMelb_Shisp_WGS_1.0, whole genome shotgun sequence and contains:
- the LOC125214195 gene encoding E3 ubiquitin-protein ligase RGLG2-like, giving the protein MGNKSSSPRAEGSWRQASTTRSSSSSGWQHDYGQATYSQYAQNYPKPNQPSRTGSTSSGWQHDGGVNTGSSNSRYDDQVPPVAYPYPAPSAGYPPVEQFYASPQDYAPPSPAPAPYRMPAPQVHAPQKRLDKRYSRIADNYRSLEEVTEALARAGLESSNLIIGIDFTKSNEWTGKISYNNLSLHNIGDGLNPYEQAITIVGKTLAAFDDDNLIPCYGFGDASTHDQDVFSFYPDGRNCNGFEEVLRRYRELVPNLKLAGPTSFAPIIEMAMTVVEQNRGQYHVLVIIADGQVTRSVDTDHGQLSPQEQKTVQAIVEASQLPLSIILVGVGDGPWDTMKEFDDNIPAREFDNFQFVNFTEIMAKNTHPTRKETEFALSALMEIPTQYKATMELNLLGRRKGNVPERIALPPPVYGAAAFGGNSKPSPSPSPADAYQYSSSSYYDYTAPPAPSPPAPSSNYEHQICPICLTNPKDMAFGCGHQTCCECGQELQLCPICRSRIDTRIKLY
- the LOC125214199 gene encoding uncharacterized protein LOC125214199; the protein is MASEAAHENPDEWELINDDGFVYKRKKRPRLEHAAAAPPPPDPAAERKHRLERRKRALLKLKERYLEEISRWELLSNTLTAMEQNAAKQSMELPTTSSDGASSSGEISAADSPRRRVVGDLLAQVEAQEAIIRDLTNLCDVAEGLCSAQEGKFKQKLIDLPIWDPSPDELMKALGDG